The following coding sequences lie in one Streptomyces sp. NBC_00510 genomic window:
- a CDS encoding methylcrotonoyl-CoA carboxylase, with translation MEAPVLASAADPASEAYRANEKAHAELSARLREKLAAAALGGGEKARARHTARGKLLPRDRVDGLLDPGSPFLELAPLAADGMYEGQAPAAGVVAGIGRVSGREVVIVANDATVKGGTYYPMTVKKHLRAQEIALDNRLPCVYLVDSGGAFLPKQDEVFPDRDHFGRIFFNQATLSARGIPQVAAVLGSCTAGGAYVPAMSDEAVIVRGQGTIFLGGPPLVKAATGEVVTAEELGGGEVHSRTSGVTDHLAEDDAHALRIVRNIVATLPARGALPWTVGPVEEPAVDPAGLYGAVPVDSRTPYDVREVIARLVDGSRFAEFKAEYGTTLVTGFARIHGHPVGIVANNGILFSESAQKGAHFIELCDQRGIPLLFLQNISGFMVGRQYEAGGIAKHGAKMVTAVATTRVPKLTVVIGGSYGAGNYSMCGRAYSPRFLWMWPNAKISVMGGEQAASVLATVKRDQIEAAGDTWAAEDEEGFKAPIRAQYEEQGNAYYATARLWDDGVIDPLQTRQVLGLALTACANAPIPQRDPQAPGFGVFRM, from the coding sequence ATGGAAGCACCCGTCCTCGCCAGCGCCGCGGATCCGGCGAGCGAGGCCTACCGCGCCAACGAGAAGGCGCACGCCGAGCTGTCCGCGCGGCTGCGCGAGAAGCTCGCCGCCGCCGCGCTCGGCGGCGGCGAGAAGGCCCGCGCCCGGCACACCGCGCGCGGCAAGCTGCTCCCCCGCGACCGCGTGGACGGGCTGCTCGACCCCGGATCGCCCTTCCTGGAGCTCGCCCCGCTGGCCGCCGACGGCATGTACGAAGGCCAGGCACCGGCCGCCGGCGTCGTCGCCGGGATCGGCCGGGTCTCCGGCCGCGAGGTCGTGATCGTCGCCAACGACGCCACCGTCAAGGGCGGCACGTACTACCCGATGACGGTCAAGAAGCACCTGCGCGCCCAGGAGATCGCCCTGGACAACCGGCTGCCGTGCGTCTACCTGGTCGACTCCGGCGGCGCCTTCCTGCCGAAGCAGGACGAGGTCTTCCCCGACCGCGACCACTTCGGGCGGATCTTCTTCAACCAGGCCACCCTGTCCGCGCGCGGCATCCCGCAGGTCGCCGCCGTCCTCGGCTCCTGCACGGCGGGCGGCGCCTACGTCCCCGCGATGAGCGACGAGGCGGTGATCGTCCGCGGCCAGGGCACGATCTTCCTGGGCGGCCCGCCGCTGGTGAAGGCCGCCACCGGCGAGGTGGTCACGGCCGAGGAGCTAGGCGGCGGCGAGGTGCACTCCCGCACCTCCGGCGTCACCGACCACCTGGCCGAGGACGACGCCCACGCGCTGCGCATCGTGCGGAACATCGTGGCGACCCTGCCCGCCCGCGGCGCACTGCCGTGGACGGTCGGCCCCGTCGAGGAGCCCGCCGTCGACCCGGCCGGGCTCTACGGCGCGGTCCCGGTCGACTCGCGCACCCCCTACGACGTCCGCGAGGTCATCGCCCGCCTCGTCGACGGCAGCCGCTTCGCGGAGTTCAAGGCCGAGTACGGCACGACGCTGGTCACCGGCTTCGCCCGGATCCACGGCCACCCGGTCGGGATCGTCGCCAACAACGGCATCCTGTTCTCCGAATCGGCCCAGAAGGGCGCGCACTTCATCGAGCTGTGCGACCAGCGCGGCATCCCGCTGCTCTTCCTGCAGAACATCTCGGGCTTCATGGTGGGCCGTCAGTACGAGGCGGGCGGCATCGCCAAGCACGGCGCCAAGATGGTCACCGCGGTGGCCACGACCCGGGTGCCCAAGCTGACCGTGGTCATCGGCGGCTCCTACGGCGCGGGCAACTACTCGATGTGCGGCCGCGCCTATTCGCCGCGCTTCCTGTGGATGTGGCCCAACGCCAAGATCTCCGTCATGGGCGGCGAGCAGGCCGCCTCGGTGCTGGCCACCGTCAAGCGCGACCAGATCGAGGCGGCCGGCGACACCTGGGCGGCGGAGGACGAGGAGGGCTTCAAGGCCCCCATCCGCGCCCAGTACGAGGAGCAGGGCAACGCCTACTACGCGACGGCACGGCTGTGGGACGACGGGGTCATCGACCCCCTGCAGACCCGCCAGGTGCTGGGACTGGCCCTGACCGCGTGCGCCAACGCGCCGATTCCGCAACGCGATCCGCAAGCGCCGGGCTTCGGCGTCTTCCG
- a CDS encoding TetR/AcrR family transcriptional regulator, with protein MEPTRTAAKAASGRRDQILREAARLFAERGFHGVGVDEIGAAVGISGPGLYRHFAGKDAMLAELLVGISGRLHSAGRMRVAEADGAAAALDALVRGHIDFALDDRALITLHDRELDRLRDSDRKLVRQLQRQYVEQWVTVVREVHPGAAEPEVRAAVHAVFGLLNSTPHLGPHGGLPGRAATAVLLHRLALGAFAALDSAHNREVTY; from the coding sequence GTGGAGCCCACGAGGACGGCGGCCAAGGCGGCCAGCGGCAGGCGCGACCAGATCCTGAGGGAGGCCGCGCGGCTCTTCGCCGAGCGCGGGTTCCACGGGGTCGGCGTGGACGAGATAGGGGCGGCCGTCGGCATCAGCGGCCCCGGGCTGTACCGGCACTTCGCGGGCAAGGACGCGATGCTCGCCGAGCTGCTCGTCGGGATCAGCGGCCGGCTGCACTCCGCGGGACGCATGCGGGTGGCGGAGGCCGACGGCGCGGCCGCCGCGCTGGACGCCCTGGTCCGCGGGCACATCGACTTCGCCCTGGACGACCGGGCGCTGATCACCCTCCACGACCGCGAACTGGACCGGCTCCGCGACTCCGACCGCAAGCTCGTGCGCCAGCTGCAGCGCCAGTACGTCGAGCAGTGGGTCACGGTCGTCCGCGAGGTCCACCCGGGGGCGGCCGAGCCCGAGGTCCGCGCGGCCGTGCACGCCGTCTTCGGCCTGCTCAACTCCACCCCGCACCTCGGCCCGCACGGGGGGCTGCCCGGCCGCGCGGCGACCGCCGTGCTGCTGCACCGGCTGGCCCTGGGCGCCTTCGCCGCTCTGGACAGCGCGCACAACCGGGAAGTAACTTACTGA
- a CDS encoding acyl-CoA dehydrogenase family protein: MRRTVFNEDHEAFRETIRDFIANEVVPVYPEWEEAGYPPRDFYRRLGELGIFGIEVPEEYGGAGITGWKFSAVVTEECARAGVSFGSSGVHTGLVLPYLLEFANEEQKKRWLPDFISGDMMTAIAMTEPGTGSDLAGMTTTAKLSEDGTHYVLNGAKTFITGGVVADRVLVVCRTSPATPEDRRRGLSILAVDTTSEGYAVGRKLEKIGLRTSDTAELSFTDVKVPVEDLLGEEGKAFSYLAHNLPVERLAIAFGSYAQADAAVRFAAQYVRDRKVFGKSVAEFQNTKFVLAECASDVDAMQAVVDRALEAHELGDFTAADAARAKLFCTETAAKVIDRCLQLHGGYGYMLEYPIARLYADNRVHRIYGGTSEVMKSIIAKSMGL, encoded by the coding sequence GTGCGTCGCACGGTATTCAACGAGGACCACGAGGCCTTCCGGGAGACGATCCGGGACTTCATCGCCAACGAGGTCGTGCCCGTCTACCCCGAGTGGGAGGAGGCGGGGTACCCGCCCCGCGACTTCTACCGGCGCCTGGGCGAGCTGGGCATCTTCGGCATCGAGGTGCCCGAGGAGTACGGCGGCGCCGGCATCACGGGCTGGAAGTTCAGCGCCGTGGTGACCGAGGAGTGCGCCCGCGCGGGCGTCAGCTTCGGCAGCAGCGGCGTGCACACCGGCCTGGTGCTCCCGTACCTCCTCGAGTTCGCGAACGAGGAGCAGAAGAAGCGCTGGCTGCCCGACTTCATCAGCGGCGACATGATGACCGCCATCGCCATGACCGAGCCCGGCACCGGCTCCGACCTGGCCGGCATGACCACCACCGCGAAGCTCTCCGAGGACGGCACCCACTACGTCCTCAACGGCGCCAAGACCTTCATCACCGGCGGCGTGGTCGCCGACCGCGTGCTGGTCGTCTGCCGCACCTCGCCGGCCACCCCGGAGGACCGCCGCCGAGGTCTGTCGATCCTCGCGGTCGACACCACGAGCGAGGGCTACGCCGTCGGCCGCAAGCTGGAGAAGATCGGCCTGCGCACCTCCGACACCGCGGAGCTGTCCTTCACCGACGTCAAGGTCCCCGTCGAGGACCTGCTCGGCGAGGAGGGCAAGGCCTTCTCCTACCTCGCCCACAACCTGCCGGTCGAGCGCCTCGCGATCGCCTTCGGCTCCTACGCCCAGGCCGACGCCGCCGTCCGCTTCGCGGCCCAGTACGTGCGCGACCGCAAGGTCTTCGGCAAGAGCGTCGCCGAGTTCCAGAACACCAAGTTCGTGCTCGCCGAGTGCGCCTCCGACGTCGACGCCATGCAGGCCGTCGTCGACCGCGCCCTGGAGGCCCACGAGCTCGGCGACTTCACCGCCGCCGACGCCGCGCGCGCCAAGCTCTTCTGCACCGAGACCGCGGCCAAGGTCATCGACCGCTGCCTCCAACTGCACGGTGGCTACGGCTACATGCTGGAGTACCCGATCGCCCGCCTGTACGCGGACAACCGCGTGCACCGTATCTACGGCGGCACCAGCGAGGTCATGAAGTCGATCATCGCCAAGTCGATGGGGCTGTGA
- a CDS encoding acyl-CoA thioesterase II, which produces MTNHALQSLLDLLDLERIEQDIFRGASRPAVVPRVFGGQVAAQALVAAGRTVPEGRDAHSLHAYFLRMGDPGAPIVYQVDRIRDGRSFTTRRVVAVQHGQPIFHLSASFQTYEDGLEHQEPMPPAPDPESLPTGEELLRPHKDRFPDPSVVDRLLEARAAVDLRYVDAPPFLAAGAGPREPRSQVWFRTNGKLADDPLLHVCLATYVSDMTLLDSVLLAHGRGGWAVGDVVGASLDHAMWFHRPFRADEWLLYDQQSPSASGGRGLGTARIYTQDGRLAVSVIQEGVVRVPRD; this is translated from the coding sequence GTGACCAACCACGCACTGCAGTCCCTGCTCGACCTCCTCGACCTCGAGCGGATCGAGCAGGACATCTTCCGCGGCGCCAGCCGCCCCGCCGTCGTCCCCCGCGTCTTCGGGGGCCAGGTCGCCGCACAGGCGCTGGTCGCGGCGGGGCGCACGGTCCCGGAAGGACGCGACGCCCACTCCCTGCACGCCTACTTCCTGCGCATGGGCGACCCGGGCGCGCCGATCGTCTACCAGGTCGACCGCATCCGCGACGGCCGCTCCTTCACCACCCGCCGGGTGGTCGCGGTGCAGCACGGGCAGCCGATCTTCCACCTGTCCGCGTCCTTCCAGACGTACGAGGACGGGCTGGAGCACCAGGAGCCGATGCCGCCGGCACCCGACCCGGAGAGCCTGCCCACCGGCGAGGAACTGCTGCGGCCGCACAAGGACCGGTTCCCCGACCCCTCGGTCGTGGACCGCCTCCTGGAGGCCCGCGCCGCCGTCGACCTGCGCTACGTCGACGCCCCGCCCTTCCTCGCCGCCGGGGCCGGACCGCGTGAGCCCCGCTCCCAGGTGTGGTTCCGTACCAACGGGAAGCTCGCCGACGACCCGCTGCTCCACGTCTGCCTCGCCACCTATGTGTCGGACATGACGCTGCTGGACTCCGTGCTGCTCGCCCACGGGCGCGGCGGCTGGGCGGTCGGCGACGTGGTGGGCGCCAGCCTGGACCACGCCATGTGGTTCCACCGGCCGTTCCGCGCCGACGAATGGCTGCTGTACGACCAGCAGAGTCCCTCCGCCTCCGGCGGGCGCGGGCTCGGCACCGCGCGCATCTACACCCAGGACGGGCGGCTCGCCGTCTCCGTCATCCAGGAGGGCGTGGTCCGCGTACCGCGGGACTGA
- a CDS encoding histidine kinase, which translates to MRLPRAAVDGCLVAVAATEAWATRSLGGPLALSAAYVAAGALALRRRLPLTVLLATLPALSLGYVWLAPMAALYTIAADGGALTVARARRRLRRGPPPLPGRRRIPPPMVVSLGSAAAVAFVSFFPWPWIGEVDWAPAATVLAVLLSALLAVAPTALGLLAASRRELAARLAELAESRERERRLAAERAVVRERTRLAREMHDTVAHHISLIAVQSGALEATARGEEARAAAGTVRQLSRDALDELRHMVGLLRMSVTVGGEDAGPGLADLPTLLAAAGPQVHGDLTALGRPGCPPPVQHAAYRTVQEALTNVRKHAPGARTEVAVRLAADALHVAVRNAPCGGDAPGPALPSGGHGLTGLRERAAQLGGTLDAGPEPDGGFLVRATLPLDADR; encoded by the coding sequence GTGAGACTCCCCCGGGCCGCCGTCGACGGGTGCCTGGTCGCCGTCGCGGCGACCGAGGCCTGGGCGACCCGTTCCCTGGGCGGTCCCCTCGCGCTGTCGGCGGCGTACGTGGCCGCCGGCGCCCTCGCGCTGCGCCGCCGGCTGCCGTTGACGGTGCTGCTGGCGACGCTGCCCGCCCTGTCGCTGGGCTATGTGTGGCTGGCCCCCATGGCCGCGCTGTACACGATCGCCGCCGACGGCGGCGCCCTGACCGTGGCCCGCGCCCGGCGGCGGCTGCGACGGGGGCCGCCGCCGCTCCCCGGCCGGAGGCGGATCCCGCCGCCCATGGTGGTGTCGCTGGGCAGCGCGGCAGCCGTCGCCTTTGTGTCGTTCTTCCCCTGGCCGTGGATCGGGGAGGTCGACTGGGCCCCCGCGGCGACCGTGCTCGCGGTGCTGTTGTCGGCGCTGCTGGCCGTGGCCCCGACGGCGCTGGGGCTGCTCGCCGCCTCACGCCGTGAACTCGCGGCGAGACTCGCCGAGCTGGCGGAGAGCCGGGAGCGGGAACGGCGGCTGGCCGCGGAACGGGCGGTGGTGCGGGAGCGCACCCGGCTCGCGCGGGAGATGCACGACACCGTGGCCCACCACATCAGTCTGATCGCCGTGCAGTCGGGCGCCCTGGAGGCGACCGCCCGGGGCGAGGAGGCGCGGGCCGCCGCCGGTACGGTGCGGCAGCTCAGCCGCGACGCCCTGGACGAACTGCGGCACATGGTGGGGCTGTTGCGGATGTCGGTGACGGTGGGCGGCGAGGACGCCGGCCCGGGCCTCGCGGACCTGCCCACGCTCCTCGCCGCGGCCGGGCCGCAGGTGCACGGCGACCTCACCGCCCTGGGCCGGCCCGGGTGCCCGCCGCCGGTGCAGCACGCGGCGTACCGCACCGTGCAGGAGGCCCTGACCAACGTGCGCAAGCACGCTCCCGGCGCGCGCACCGAGGTGGCCGTGCGGCTCGCCGCCGACGCGCTGCACGTCGCGGTGCGCAACGCGCCGTGCGGCGGGGACGCGCCCGGCCCGGCGCTGCCGTCCGGCGGCCACGGCCTCACCGGGCTGCGTGAGCGCGCCGCCCAGCTGGGCGGCACCCTGGACGCGGGTCCGGAGCCGGACGGCGGCTTCCTGGTGCGGGCGACACTGCCGCTGGACGCGGACCGGTGA
- a CDS encoding response regulator transcription factor encodes MIRVVIVDDETLVRTALRRILESAGDIGVVADCDSRAALAAVRARKPDLVLLDTVMPEPDGLTVLRAVRALPDPPAVAMLTGFDTSAHITAAMRAGATGFLLKDTAVATLIDAVRVLASGGTVFTPTVSRAVVDGYLGTADAQEADPARAPLDRLTGREREVLLLVAGGLSNLEIAERLHITVATVKDHVRALLRKLDAPNRVSLAILAHRAGLSPGSAA; translated from the coding sequence GTGATACGGGTCGTGATCGTCGACGACGAGACACTGGTGAGGACCGCCCTGCGGCGCATCCTGGAGTCCGCGGGCGACATCGGGGTGGTCGCGGACTGCGACAGCCGCGCGGCACTGGCCGCCGTCCGCGCGCGCAAGCCCGACCTGGTGCTCCTGGACACGGTGATGCCGGAACCCGACGGGCTGACCGTGCTGCGGGCCGTACGGGCGCTGCCCGATCCGCCGGCCGTCGCGATGCTCACCGGATTCGACACCAGCGCCCACATCACCGCCGCCATGCGCGCGGGCGCGACCGGCTTCCTGCTCAAGGACACGGCGGTCGCCACCCTCATCGACGCCGTCCGCGTGCTCGCCTCCGGCGGGACGGTCTTCACGCCCACCGTCAGCCGCGCCGTGGTCGACGGCTACCTGGGCACGGCCGACGCGCAGGAGGCCGACCCCGCCAGGGCGCCCCTGGACCGGCTGACCGGACGGGAGCGGGAGGTGCTGCTGCTGGTCGCCGGGGGCCTGTCGAACCTGGAGATCGCCGAGCGGCTGCACATCACCGTCGCCACGGTGAAGGACCACGTCCGCGCCCTGCTGCGCAAGCTCGACGCGCCGAACCGGGTGTCGCTGGCGATCCTGGCGCACCGGGCCGGGCTCTCGCCGGGGAGCGCCGCGTGA
- a CDS encoding phosphatase: MGVMLPHVTVPSRKALADHLVRTRIAGDVATPRENNRSHYRRLAEGDRHYWFGLEFGERWTDEEAVLAVMAERCGVVADPGYLMGQDTIDPELTISALDRAARMLCKAVEGGQRVLFATGHPGGLLDVHRTLAAAVRAAGAEVVAIPGGLSTDEGGVFQFCDVAMLERGATLWHTHSPGPMAAVLDALTAQGRPLPDLVVADHGWAGCAGQRGIDAIGFADCNDPALFLAEAEGTVSVTVPLDDHVTDPRHYDAMTAYLLDAAGLTGSA; this comes from the coding sequence ATGGGGGTCATGCTGCCCCATGTCACCGTGCCGTCCCGCAAGGCCCTCGCCGACCACCTCGTACGCACGCGCATCGCGGGCGACGTCGCCACCCCCCGCGAGAACAACCGCTCCCACTACCGCAGACTCGCCGAGGGCGACCGCCACTACTGGTTCGGCCTGGAGTTCGGCGAGCGCTGGACGGACGAGGAGGCGGTGCTGGCGGTCATGGCCGAGCGCTGCGGGGTCGTGGCCGACCCCGGGTACCTCATGGGGCAGGACACCATCGACCCCGAGCTGACGATCAGCGCCCTGGACCGGGCCGCCCGGATGCTCTGCAAGGCCGTGGAGGGCGGGCAGCGGGTGCTGTTCGCCACCGGCCACCCCGGCGGTCTGCTGGACGTCCACCGCACCCTGGCCGCGGCCGTGCGGGCCGCCGGCGCCGAGGTCGTCGCGATCCCCGGGGGGCTGTCCACCGACGAGGGCGGCGTCTTCCAGTTCTGCGACGTGGCCATGCTGGAGCGCGGCGCCACGCTGTGGCACACCCACTCCCCCGGCCCGATGGCGGCGGTCCTCGACGCGCTGACCGCACAGGGCCGGCCGCTGCCCGACCTGGTCGTCGCCGACCACGGCTGGGCGGGGTGCGCCGGACAGCGCGGCATCGACGCGATCGGCTTCGCGGACTGCAACGACCCGGCCCTCTTCCTCGCCGAGGCGGAGGGCACGGTCTCGGTGACCGTCCCGCTGGACGACCACGTCACCGACCCGCGCCACTACGACGCGATGACCGCCTATCTGCTGGACGCGGCGGGCCTGACCGGCTCCGCATGA
- a CDS encoding PucR family transcriptional regulator translates to MTPPRQDLAPLTPPIPLATLLALPDLGLRQVAGPSAADRDVRVQWVHTSEMEDPFPYLLGGELLLTAGVHFASAAGAGAYLDRYVARTVEAEAAALGFGLAPVHDETPAALVAACDRHGLPLVEVPPRTPFTAVARAVWQAMGEARVRELRHVTEAQQALAAAAGRPDPVPSVLRRLAGRLGAWAALIAPDGSEVYAAGTAPDPEARAAAVRLAGVVLPAPDAHAPSSATDTHGGTRLSAYALAGGTPSERPALVLVTGRPDPGDHAVANVAAVLLSLLTGPHLGSAEAGRSAALVRLLLGAEPQEAAPLLGPESRWAVVHARRRGGPAGPLAAAALGTALGTALIEPGDTVVRLLLPAGREVTAQPGWTLGVSGPVAVAALVTGDGQAAGALRRAVATRAPLVIHRGAGPGMSGLVTPDDARSRARELLAPVADSPALVETLRTWIGLHGSWDRTAVALEVHRNTVRQRIGRAAALLEADLDDPDVRMELWFALRWL, encoded by the coding sequence ATGACTCCCCCGCGTCAGGACCTGGCGCCGCTCACGCCGCCGATCCCGCTCGCCACCCTGCTCGCCCTGCCCGACCTCGGGCTGCGCCAGGTCGCGGGACCGTCCGCGGCCGACCGGGACGTCCGCGTCCAGTGGGTGCACACCAGCGAGATGGAGGACCCCTTCCCGTACCTGCTCGGCGGGGAGCTGCTGCTGACCGCGGGGGTGCACTTCGCGTCGGCGGCGGGCGCCGGCGCCTACCTGGACCGCTACGTGGCCCGCACGGTCGAGGCGGAGGCGGCGGCGCTCGGCTTCGGTCTCGCCCCGGTGCACGACGAGACCCCGGCGGCGCTGGTCGCCGCCTGCGACCGGCACGGCCTGCCGCTGGTGGAGGTGCCGCCGCGGACCCCCTTCACCGCGGTCGCGCGGGCCGTCTGGCAGGCCATGGGCGAGGCCCGGGTCCGTGAGCTGCGGCACGTCACCGAGGCACAGCAGGCGCTCGCCGCGGCCGCCGGGCGCCCGGACCCCGTGCCCTCGGTGCTGCGCAGGCTCGCCGGCCGCCTGGGCGCGTGGGCCGCGCTGATCGCCCCGGACGGTTCCGAGGTGTACGCGGCGGGCACCGCCCCGGACCCGGAGGCGCGTGCGGCGGCGGTACGGCTGGCCGGGGTGGTCCTGCCGGCGCCGGACGCGCACGCGCCCTCCTCGGCGACCGACACCCACGGCGGGACGCGTCTGTCGGCGTACGCGCTGGCCGGCGGCACCCCGAGCGAGCGGCCGGCGCTCGTCCTGGTCACGGGCCGCCCCGATCCGGGCGACCACGCGGTCGCCAACGTCGCCGCGGTCCTGCTCTCCCTGCTCACCGGCCCGCACCTGGGCAGCGCGGAGGCGGGCCGGTCGGCGGCGCTGGTGCGGCTGCTGCTGGGCGCGGAGCCGCAGGAGGCGGCCCCGCTGCTGGGGCCGGAGTCCCGCTGGGCCGTCGTGCACGCCCGCAGGCGCGGCGGGCCGGCCGGACCGCTGGCGGCCGCCGCCCTCGGCACGGCGCTGGGCACCGCGCTGATCGAGCCGGGCGACACCGTCGTACGCCTGCTCCTGCCGGCCGGCCGCGAGGTGACCGCCCAGCCGGGGTGGACCCTCGGGGTGAGCGGCCCGGTCGCCGTGGCCGCCCTCGTCACCGGGGACGGCCAGGCCGCGGGCGCGCTGCGTCGGGCGGTCGCCACCCGTGCGCCGCTGGTGATCCATCGCGGAGCCGGCCCCGGCATGAGCGGACTGGTCACCCCGGACGACGCCCGGTCCAGGGCACGGGAGCTGCTGGCGCCGGTGGCGGACTCGCCCGCCCTGGTGGAGACGCTGCGCACCTGGATCGGCCTGCACGGGAGCTGGGACCGTACGGCCGTCGCCCTGGAGGTGCACCGCAACACCGTGCGCCAGCGCATCGGGCGCGCGGCGGCCCTGCTGGAGGCAGACCTGGACGACCCGGACGTACGCATGGAGCTGTGGTTCGCGCTGCGCTGGCTGTGA
- a CDS encoding sodium:solute symporter has product MAVDYAVIIGYLAGMLAVGWWGMRRARSKSEFLVAGRRLGPSMYSGTMAAIVLGGASTIGGVGLGYQYGLSGAWMVFTIGLGLLALSAFFSARIARLKVYTVSEMLDLRYGGSAGVISGVVMWAYTLMLAVTSTIAYATIFDVLFGMDRTLAIILGGAVVVAYSTLGGMWSITLTDMVQFVVKTLGVLVLLLPIAVIKAGGFAEMKAQLPSEYFAPLGIGGQTIFTYVLIYTFGMLIGQDIWQRVFTARSDRIAKLGGTVAGVYCLVYAIAGAVIGTAAKVLYPNLAAADDAFATIVKDALPVGVRGLVLAAALSAVMSTSSGALIACATVANNDIWSRLRGVVGRGRDGEEGAHDEVSGNRVFILIMGVVVIVTAIALNNVVEALTVAYNLLVGGLLVPILGGLLWRRGTAAGALASVAVGGLAVVGLMVWKGILANEPVYYGLLASLVVYVAVSLATKPTDAAVLAAWRERLAGRTPVPAAEGTVPVG; this is encoded by the coding sequence ATGGCCGTCGACTACGCCGTGATCATCGGCTATCTGGCCGGCATGCTCGCCGTGGGCTGGTGGGGCATGCGCCGCGCCAGGTCCAAGAGCGAGTTCCTGGTCGCCGGCCGCAGGCTGGGCCCGTCGATGTACTCCGGCACCATGGCCGCGATCGTCCTCGGCGGCGCCTCCACCATCGGCGGCGTCGGCCTCGGCTACCAGTACGGCCTGTCCGGCGCCTGGATGGTCTTCACCATCGGCCTCGGCCTGCTGGCGCTGAGCGCCTTCTTCTCGGCCCGCATCGCCCGCCTGAAGGTCTACACCGTCTCGGAGATGCTCGACCTGCGCTACGGCGGCTCGGCCGGCGTCATCTCCGGCGTCGTCATGTGGGCGTACACGCTGATGCTCGCGGTGACCTCGACGATCGCCTACGCGACGATCTTCGACGTCCTGTTCGGGATGGACCGCACCCTGGCGATCATCCTGGGCGGCGCCGTCGTGGTGGCGTACTCCACGCTGGGCGGCATGTGGTCGATCACGCTCACCGACATGGTGCAGTTCGTGGTCAAGACCCTCGGCGTGCTGGTCCTGCTGCTGCCGATCGCGGTGATCAAGGCGGGCGGCTTCGCGGAGATGAAGGCGCAGCTGCCGAGCGAGTACTTCGCGCCCCTGGGCATCGGCGGGCAGACGATCTTCACCTACGTGCTGATCTACACCTTCGGCATGCTCATCGGCCAGGACATCTGGCAGCGCGTGTTCACCGCCCGCAGCGACAGGATCGCCAAGCTCGGCGGCACCGTCGCAGGCGTCTACTGCCTGGTCTACGCGATCGCCGGCGCCGTCATCGGCACCGCCGCCAAGGTGCTGTACCCGAACCTGGCCGCGGCCGACGACGCCTTCGCCACCATCGTCAAGGACGCGCTGCCGGTGGGCGTGCGCGGCCTGGTGCTGGCCGCCGCGCTCTCCGCGGTGATGTCCACCTCCTCCGGCGCGCTGATCGCCTGCGCCACCGTGGCCAACAACGACATCTGGTCGCGGCTGCGCGGCGTGGTCGGCCGCGGGCGGGACGGCGAGGAGGGCGCGCACGACGAGGTCTCGGGCAACCGCGTCTTCATCCTGATCATGGGCGTGGTCGTCATCGTCACCGCCATCGCGCTGAACAACGTCGTCGAGGCGCTGACCGTGGCGTACAACCTGCTCGTCGGCGGGCTGCTGGTGCCGATCCTCGGCGGTCTGCTGTGGCGGCGCGGCACCGCGGCGGGCGCCCTCGCCTCGGTGGCCGTCGGCGGCCTGGCCGTCGTGGGCCTGATGGTCTGGAAGGGCATCCTGGCCAACGAGCCGGTCTACTACGGCCTGCTGGCCTCCCTCGTCGTCTACGTCGCGGTGAGCCTCGCCACCAAGCCGACCGACGCCGCCGTGCTGGCGGCCTGGCGGGAGCGGCTGGCCGGACGGACCCCCGTCCCGGCCGCCGAGGGGACCGTCCCGGTCGGATAA